The region ATTTCTCTTCTGTGCTTCAGCGGCAATATGTAATGCAAGAGTAGTCTTACCAGAAGCCTCTTCTCCATAAATTTCGGTAACTCTTCCACGCGGAATTCCGCCAATCCCCAAAGCTGCATCTAAATTGATTGCTCCTGTAGGTATAGAATCAATTTCTACAAGTGCATTATCTCCCAGACGCATAATAGAGCCCTCACCATATCTCTTTCTGATTTGACCCATAGCAGTATTTAAGGATTCATCGAATTTTTTATCTTTCATTGTATTACCTCCAATATTTATTTCTTTATTTTACATTCAGTTATTTGAAGTCATATTTTTTTACAATTGAATAAATCGGTCCCGAACTTGTTAATTGACTTTTAAAAAGGGTTAATTTTCTGCAATCAATAGTATCATACAAGGGCTTTAGTTTTTTTAGAATTACTTTCCAATCTAACTTCTTCACATATTTTACTCTACCAAGAGTTGTGTGTAATTTAAAATAACGTATCTCTTTTTTGAAACCAAAATTAACTAATCTCATTTCAACATCATGAAATACTTTTTGTGAAATACCAGTTTCATCAAGCATATTATACCAGATAATTCTTGGGCGATAAAAGTTTGGAACTACTTCTATATTACCAAATGCGATTGAAAAATGATGATAGTTTTTTGTAACAGCCTCAATTTCAGTGTTTAGACCATCCAAAATTTTAGGCTCAGCATCACCTAAAAAACGAAAAGTGACATGAAGATTTTCTGTCTCAACCCATTTTACACCTTTTGAAATTTCAAGATGTAAAATATTTATATTTTGTTCTATTTTCCTCTTTACATTTAAAGGAAAATCAAGTGCCAAAAAAAGTCGCATTTTTATCCCCAACTAAATAGGATCAAACAGTCCGCCAATCCTTCCAATGTATCGGGGCGACAGGCGCCCAGACGGAAAAGAAAAATATTGGTCAATAATAATTCCCGATCAAATCGGAGACCAAAATTTCTAAATCCTCCCGACCTGTCGGGACTAATTTCAAATGTTAAATATACTTCCATCGCTTCGGAGGCTTTCTAATTTTTTTGCTCTTGAAATTCTATTAGAAATTAGATATTTGTAATTAGTAATTTACCACCAATTAAATTTGGCGTTTTGCCAAAAATTACACCAATTTTATTAATAACTTACTACGGTCAAGCCTTTGGATTACCTTTTATACCCAATCATTCGGAGAAATTCTTCTCTCTTTTTGATATCTTCATCACTTTCCACACCTTTGGGCGAAAAGCCGTCCACTACACCAAGAATTCCACATCCTTGTTCGGTTTTTGCAATAATAACTTCAACTGGATTTGCGGTAGCACAGAAAATATTCACAACCTCTGAACAATTCTTAAGATTATTAAGCACATTGATGGGAAAAGCATCCTTTAAAATAATTATAAATGAATGACCTGCACCAAGCCTCCCAATATTTTTAACGGCTAATTTGATTAATTCCTCATCATTACCATCTTTTCTAATCAAACATGATTGAGAAGCCTCGCTGAAAGCTAATCCAAACTTAATTTTAGGAACACTCGTTACCAGTAACTCATAAATGTCTTCAACAGATTTAATAAAATGAGTCTGACCAAGAATAATATTACACTCTTCTGGAAATTCTAATCTAATAGATTTTATGTTCATCTGTTCTTCCTCATTGTTAGATCTGCGATTTCAAAAAAATAATTTAGAAATTTCTTTTACACTAAAAAATTCTTATTTGTATAACCTGTCAATTTTTGTAGAATTTTCTTGACAATCGTTATCATTTGCTAAAAATTGTCATAAAATTATGACAGTAAATAACTATAGTTTTGGTAAAATTAATATCAGTGGTAAAGTTTATACCCATGATGTAATTATTATGTCAGATTCAATAAAAAGCAACTGGTGGCGCAGTCAGTCCCATTTGCTTACTCTTGAGGACATACAAGAAATTATTGATAATAAACCAGACATCTTGATAATTGGGACAGGAAAATTTGGCTTGATGAAAGTAAAAAGAGAAGTTCTTAATTATTGCAAAAATCATAAAATAAAGTTAATAATAGAGAACACTTCGGAAGCTACTAAAAAATTTAATAGTTTATCTCAATCTAATAATAAAATAATCGCAGCATTGCACCTAACATGTTAAGATCTACTTGTAATTTTGAAAATTACTGCCAGGAGCATAATATAGTTTACTTTATTTCTATGGATTATAATGGAGTGCGAAAACAAGCCCTTCCGATGTATCGGGAGGGAGAACTTTTCGCAAATTCCGATATGCTGAAAGTTCGTCCCGAGTAAATCGGGACTCGTTTCAGCACTCCGTTTTTATTCAGTATCATGTATTGGAAATAGATGCAAAACAGTTTTATGCACTCAGTAATAACTTGTGATTACAAGCTGAAATTGCAAAAAAAACAGGAGTAATAATGAAAAGAAAAAAGGTTGGCTTAGAAAAGAGAATATTTGTCCGCTTTTTTGTTATAACCTTTATACTTGCAATCGTTTTGCTCATTTCTGAGTGGTTTATTATAAAATATCAGATTGAACAAGATTATTTGGTTTTCTTGTTGGTATTGTTGGTTGCCACGCTAATTGCGATAATTATTTTAGGCAAAGTGTTCGGCAGAACCATAATGCAACCCATTAAAAGAGTAAGTGAAAAGATGCAAGCCATTGGTGAAAATCCTCTAAAATATGAGCCAATACCAGAAAGATACAGCGGTAAACTTGGTGATGTGGTGGAAACATTTAATGCAATGAATATGTCCCTGTCTAAATATAATCGTTCACTTAATGAATACAAAATAATAACTGAGAACCTTGATTCAGGAATTTTTTGGATGAACTCTGATTTTAATATTATTTTATGTAATCCGAGTTTTATGCGAATTTTTGAGCTTAAAAATTCTGAGGAAATCATTGGAAAGAATTTAAATGAATTTATTAAACTGAATGAAAAAACTATCCAGGATGCAAAGAACGATAGTATCACTTTGCCACAGTTAGAAATAAATCTTCCTCAGAGGAAAAATTTGCCTGACAAAATAAAGTATGTTATATTAAATATTAGAGCTGTCAAAGATGAACGAAAATTAAAATTAGTTGGAAGCATTACAAATATTACTAAAGAGGTAAAAGAGAGAAAAGCTAGACAAGCATTAGAATTAGAACTAATAAAAAGTAATAAATTGGCTGAAATCGGAAGACGAGTTGAGGGCATTGTTCATAATATAAACTCTCCTTTAAACTCTATATTAGGGTATGCACAACTAATTAAAAAGGATATTGGTGATAACAAAGATATTGATAAAATCCTGGAATCCGGAAAAAATATCTCACATTCTGTAAAAATACTCCTAAGAAAAGTAAAACAGGATAATATCTCAATGATGATTCCAATAAACATAAATGAACTTGTTAAACAAGAACTGGAACTTTGCGACCATAACTTATTTTTTAAACATTATGTCATTTTAGAAACAAATTTTTTTAAAGAGCTTCCAGAGATAAAAGCAGTATACAGTGAGATTAGCCAGAGTTTTACAAACATTATAAACAATGCAATTGAATCTCTAAAAAATAGTTTAGAAAAGCTCATCTTTGTCAGAACTTATCAAACTAGCGATATGATTGCAATTGAAGTAAAAGATACTGGTGAAGGAATAAAGAATGAGGATTTAGATAAAATATTTGACCCATATTATACTACAAAAGGGCAAAAGGATGGTGGGGGCTTTGGTTTAGGATTAGCAATAAGCAAAAGTGTGGCGGAAAGATATGGAGGTTATATCAGTGTGAAATCTGAAGTTGGCAAAGGTAGCACATTTACATTGTTTCTACCAATTAATAATAAATAATTTGCTTATTACGAGGGCTGTCAGCAACAGGATAAACCTATTGCTACCCGCCAGCTTCTAAGACGGAGTAGCGATTCATCCTTCGTAGGAGAACGGACAAATCGGGGCAGGCGGGTAGATTCGGGTTTATCCCGAATTGAGATAAAGAAAAGTGATTTTCACATAAAAGACAACCTGATAAATTTGAACCGTTTTAACGGTTTTTCAGAAAGGAGACGGAATATGTCGCATTCCTTAACGAGGATTTGGATACATGCAGTCTGGAGTACTTAAGATAGATATCCATTTATGAATGAAAAACAGAGATTAAAAATTATACAACATTTAGAAACAAAACTTGAAGATTTAGAATGCGGAGTTAGAATTATCAATGGGACTAAAGATCATCTACATGCCTTATTTCTCCTAAATCAAAATAAATCTATCAAAGAAATCATAAAAAATGTTAAAGGTGAAACATCTCATTGGATTAATCAAAATAATTTTTATAAAGTAAAATTTGCATGGCAGATTGGTTATGGAGCATTCTCTGTTAGTGAGTCAATGGTGAAGATTGTTGAAAATTATATTAGAAATCAAAAAGAACATCATAAAAAAATGTCATTTCAAGAAGAG is a window of Candidatus Cloacimonadota bacterium DNA encoding:
- the thpR gene encoding RNA 2',3'-cyclic phosphodiesterase — its product is MRLFLALDFPLNVKRKIEQNINILHLEISKGVKWVETENLHVTFRFLGDAEPKILDGLNTEIEAVTKNYHHFSIAFGNIEVVPNFYRPRIIWYNMLDETGISQKVFHDVEMRLVNFGFKKEIRYFKLHTTLGRVKYVKKLDWKVILKKLKPLYDTIDCRKLTLFKSQLTSSGPIYSIVKKYDFK
- a CDS encoding ATP-binding protein: MKRKKVGLEKRIFVRFFVITFILAIVLLISEWFIIKYQIEQDYLVFLLVLLVATLIAIIILGKVFGRTIMQPIKRVSEKMQAIGENPLKYEPIPERYSGKLGDVVETFNAMNMSLSKYNRSLNEYKIITENLDSGIFWMNSDFNIILCNPSFMRIFELKNSEEIIGKNLNEFIKLNEKTIQDAKNDSITLPQLEINLPQRKNLPDKIKYVILNIRAVKDERKLKLVGSITNITKEVKERKARQALELELIKSNKLAEIGRRVEGIVHNINSPLNSILGYAQLIKKDIGDNKDIDKILESGKNISHSVKILLRKVKQDNISMMIPININELVKQELELCDHNLFFKHYVILETNFFKELPEIKAVYSEISQSFTNIINNAIESLKNSLEKLIFVRTYQTSDMIAIEVKDTGEGIKNEDLDKIFDPYYTTKGQKDGGGFGLGLAISKSVAERYGGYISVKSEVGKGSTFTLFLPINNK
- a CDS encoding adenosine-specific kinase; its protein translation is MNIKSIRLEFPEECNIILGQTHFIKSVEDIYELLVTSVPKIKFGLAFSEASQSCLIRKDGNDEELIKLAVKNIGRLGAGHSFIIILKDAFPINVLNNLKNCSEVVNIFCATANPVEVIIAKTEQGCGILGVVDGFSPKGVESDEDIKKREEFLRMIGYKR
- a CDS encoding MTH938/NDUFAF3 family protein, which codes for MTVNNYSFGKINISGKVYTHDVIIMSDSIKSNWWRSQSHLLTLEDIQEIIDNKPDILIIGTGKFGLMKVKREVLNYCKNHKIKLIIENTSEATKKFNSLSQSNNKIIAALHLTC
- a CDS encoding transposase, which encodes MNEKQRLKIIQHLETKLEDLECGVRIINGTKDHLHALFLLNQNKSIKEIIKNVKGETSHWINQNNFYKVKFAWQIGYGAFSVSESMVKIVENYIRNQKEHHKKMSFQEEWELLLKKHNIVASGNH